A genomic segment from Salvia splendens isolate huo1 chromosome 13, SspV2, whole genome shotgun sequence encodes:
- the LOC121761647 gene encoding RING-H2 finger protein ATL16-like has translation MNSQAVPPPINGQPPPPVSDDGFPMLAVAALGITATAFLLLSYYIFVTKCCFRWHLIDPLRRFPTRRARLNEDPPASYSPESWQSRGLNELLIREIPTFQYSKQQGESSSISKCVVCLNEFQESDMLRLLPKCSHAFHLDCIDVWLLSNSNCPLCRSAISGRNRYKIERIVAPNSSPQEPRPAVGSIFGGDEEFLEIVISGEDGATLSENRQHERGDSSRFLVQQSRSNHSSRKFGKSKHRKARHGSIMGDEVINLGEKDDQFCIQPIRRSFSMDSAADRCIYLSVQEILRQNRQAGEAPSNEEGGSRSRRSIFSFGHGRGSRNAILPY, from the coding sequence ATGAACTCTCAAGCCGTACCACCGCCCATCAACGGCCAGCCTCCGCCTCCGGTCTCCGACGATGGGTTCCCAATGCTAGCCGTCGCGGCACTAGGCATCACAGCCACGGCCTTCCTGCTCCTGAGCTACTACATCTTCGTCACCAAGTGCTGCTTCCGGTGGCACCTGATCGACCCCTTGAGGCGCTTCCCCACCCGGAGGGCGCGCCTCAATGAGGATCCACCAGCATCCTACTCCCCCGAATCGTGGCAGAGCCGCGGCCTCAACGAGCTTCTCATAAGAGAAATCCCAACATTCCAATACAGCAAGCAGCAAGGGGAGAGCAGCAGCATCTCCAAATGTGTGGTCTGTCTCAATGAGTTTCAAGAAAGCGACATGCTAAGGCTTCTGCCCAAATGCAGCCACGCATTCCATCTCGACTGCATCGATGTATGGCTGCTCAGCAACTCCAACTGCCCGCTGTGCAGGTCAGCAATCTCAGGCAGGAACCGGTACAAGATAGAGAGGATCGTTGCGCCAAACTCCTCCCCTCAAGAACCACGGCCAGCAGTGGGCTCCATCTTCGGAGGTGATGAAGAGTTTCTGGAGATTGTAATAAGTGGAGAGGATGGAGCTACCTTGTCTGAAAACAGACAGCACGAGAGAGGCGATTCGAGCAGGTTCTTGGTGCAGCAATCTAGAAGCAATCATTCTTCAAGAAAGTTTGGCAAGTCCAAGCACAGGAAAGCTCGCCACGGTTCAATCATGGGAGATGAAGTCATCAACTTGGGAGAGAAGGATGATCAATTCTGCATCCAACCTATCAGAAGATCCTTCTCGATGGACTCTGCTGCAGACCGCTGCATTTACCTGTCAGTTCAGGAGATTCTGCGGCAGAACAGGCAAGCTGGTGAGGCTCCGAGCAATGAAGAGGGCGGCAGCAGAAGCCGGAGATCCATCTTCTCCTTCGGACATGGCAGAGGGTCAAGAAATGCAATTCTTCCCTATTGA